One genomic region from Dehalobacter restrictus DSM 9455 encodes:
- the pdxS gene encoding pyridoxal 5'-phosphate synthase lyase subunit PdxS, producing MVEVASWKVKTGLAEMLKGGVIMDVTTPEQAKIAEEAGACAVMALERVPSDIRAAGGVARMADPTIVKKIMEAVTIPVMAKARIGHFVEARILEALGADYIDESEVLTPADDLYHIDKHNFKVPFVCGARNLGEALRRIGEGAAMIRTKGEPGTGNVVEAVRHMRTVMADIRRLTTMPKEELMTAAKEMAAPYDLVLYVAEHGKLPVVNFAAGGIATPADAALMMQLGCDGIFVGSGIFKSSEPAKRARAIVLATTHHNDPDILAKLSEEIGEAMPGLEISSIAPAERMQDRGW from the coding sequence ATGGTTGAGGTAGCTTCATGGAAAGTAAAAACAGGCTTGGCGGAGATGTTAAAAGGCGGCGTCATTATGGATGTCACAACACCCGAGCAGGCAAAAATAGCGGAGGAAGCTGGGGCCTGTGCAGTTATGGCCCTGGAAAGAGTGCCCTCTGATATCCGGGCGGCAGGCGGTGTGGCAAGAATGGCCGATCCTACCATCGTTAAAAAAATCATGGAGGCTGTAACCATTCCGGTTATGGCTAAAGCAAGAATCGGACACTTTGTCGAAGCCCGGATCCTGGAAGCACTTGGCGCGGATTACATCGATGAGAGCGAAGTTCTGACTCCTGCCGACGACCTTTATCACATTGATAAGCATAATTTTAAAGTGCCATTTGTCTGCGGTGCGCGCAATCTCGGTGAAGCCCTGCGTCGGATTGGCGAGGGTGCTGCGATGATCCGCACCAAAGGTGAACCCGGAACAGGCAATGTGGTTGAGGCAGTGCGTCATATGCGGACGGTTATGGCCGATATCCGCCGTCTGACCACCATGCCGAAAGAGGAACTGATGACCGCAGCCAAGGAAATGGCTGCACCTTACGATTTAGTTCTATATGTTGCCGAACACGGCAAACTGCCGGTTGTAAATTTTGCCGCAGGCGGAATTGCAACACCGGCTGATGCAGCCCTCATGATGCAGCTGGGTTGCGACGGTATTTTTGTTGGCTCCGGCATATTTAAATCCTCTGAACCAGCCAAGAGAGCCAGAGCAATCGTTCTCGCAACTACTCATCACAATGATCCGGACATACTGGCCAAACTTTCCGAAGAAATCGGTGAAGCAATGCCTGGTCTGGAGATTTCCTCGATTGCTCCGGCGGAAAGAATGCAGGATCGGGGCTGGTGA
- the pdxT gene encoding pyridoxal 5'-phosphate synthase glutaminase subunit PdxT, which produces MSMKKKIGVLAIQGAFREHCKSLEKLGVEAVEVRSVDDLKGISGLIIPGGESTAIGKQLEIDGFGDKIVEMAGEGFPIFGTCAGMILLSKKIDRSNQYSLGLLDISVKRNAFGRQIASFEADIPVKGLKGGNLRAVFIRAPYVTEAGPELDVLAAYAGKIVLVQDDHILASAFHPELTDDTRIHEYFINIVDQYRK; this is translated from the coding sequence GTGAGCATGAAAAAGAAGATTGGTGTCCTGGCTATCCAGGGCGCTTTTCGCGAGCACTGCAAATCTTTGGAAAAACTTGGAGTTGAAGCAGTTGAAGTCCGCAGTGTCGATGATTTAAAAGGAATCAGTGGGCTGATTATTCCCGGCGGGGAAAGCACAGCAATCGGTAAGCAGCTTGAAATTGACGGTTTTGGCGATAAAATTGTAGAAATGGCTGGTGAAGGTTTTCCCATTTTTGGGACGTGTGCCGGTATGATTCTGCTCAGTAAAAAAATTGACCGGAGTAACCAGTATTCTTTGGGGCTTCTGGATATCTCCGTCAAACGAAATGCTTTTGGCCGGCAGATTGCGAGTTTTGAAGCGGATATCCCGGTTAAGGGACTAAAAGGCGGAAATTTGCGAGCCGTATTCATCCGCGCGCCGTATGTGACGGAAGCAGGTCCGGAGCTTGATGTGCTGGCCGCATATGCCGGCAAGATTGTCTTGGTCCAGGATGATCATATTCTGGCCAGCGCGTTTCATCCCGAGCTTACCGACGATACCAGAATTCATGAATATTTCATTAACATCGTTGATCAGTATCGAAAATAG
- the serS gene encoding serine--tRNA ligase — protein MLDLKFVRSNPEIVKEALAKRCADINLDDFLRQEEKRRQILFEAENLKAERNKVSEEVARRKKSGQDAEELILQMREVGQNIKTLDDSLNEIEQKMLEVLYLIPNIPDASVPVGKDENDNIQVRKWGEPRKFEFQPLAHYELGENLDILDFARAGKVTGTRFTFYKGLGARLERALINFMMDRHAAKGYTEVFPPFMVNRQSMISTGQLPKFEEDAFKVEKTDYFLIPTAEVPVTNIYRDEILEADMLPIKFCAYSACFRAEAGASGRDTRGLIRQHQFNKVELVKFSFPENSFQELEMLTADAEAILQELELSYRVVALSTGDLGFSSAKTYDIEVWLPSFNLYREISSCSNFIDFQARRANIRFRRGPKEKPEFVHTLNGSGLAIGRTVSAILENYQEEDGRIRIPKVLVPYMGTEFIG, from the coding sequence ATGCTCGATCTAAAATTTGTGCGCAGCAATCCCGAGATTGTCAAAGAAGCGTTAGCGAAACGCTGTGCCGATATCAACCTGGATGATTTTTTGCGCCAAGAGGAAAAAAGACGGCAAATCTTATTTGAGGCGGAAAATCTGAAAGCGGAACGCAATAAGGTATCTGAAGAAGTTGCCCGGCGGAAGAAAAGCGGGCAGGATGCCGAGGAGCTGATCCTTCAAATGCGTGAGGTTGGTCAGAACATCAAAACGCTGGATGACAGTTTAAACGAGATCGAGCAAAAAATGCTGGAAGTACTCTATTTGATCCCGAATATTCCCGATGCATCTGTTCCGGTTGGTAAAGATGAAAATGATAACATCCAAGTCCGCAAATGGGGTGAACCCAGGAAGTTTGAATTTCAACCACTGGCCCACTATGAGCTGGGGGAAAACCTAGATATTTTAGATTTTGCCCGGGCCGGCAAAGTAACCGGGACTCGATTTACGTTCTACAAAGGGCTCGGAGCGCGCCTGGAAAGAGCCTTGATCAATTTTATGATGGACAGGCATGCTGCCAAAGGCTATACGGAGGTCTTTCCGCCGTTTATGGTCAACCGGCAGTCTATGATTTCCACCGGCCAGCTGCCCAAATTTGAAGAAGACGCTTTTAAAGTAGAAAAAACTGATTATTTCCTGATTCCTACAGCGGAAGTACCGGTCACCAATATTTACAGAGATGAGATCCTTGAAGCAGATATGCTTCCAATTAAATTTTGTGCCTACAGTGCGTGTTTCCGCGCCGAAGCCGGAGCGTCCGGGAGGGATACCCGCGGGCTGATCCGCCAGCATCAGTTTAATAAAGTCGAGCTTGTAAAATTCTCCTTTCCGGAGAACTCTTTCCAGGAGTTGGAGATGCTGACCGCGGATGCTGAAGCGATTTTGCAGGAACTGGAACTCTCTTACCGCGTTGTTGCCTTGTCCACCGGCGATCTTGGATTCAGCTCTGCTAAAACGTACGACATTGAAGTATGGCTGCCAAGCTTTAATCTGTACAGGGAAATATCTTCCTGCAGCAATTTTATTGATTTTCAGGCCAGAAGAGCGAATATTCGCTTTCGGCGCGGACCTAAGGAAAAACCGGAGTTTGTGCATACCTTGAACGGCAGCGGACTGGCCATCGGCAGGACCGTATCGGCCATTCTGGAGAACTACCAGGAAGAAGACGGCAGAATCAGGATTCCGAAAGTACTGGTTCCGTACATGGGCACGGAATTTATTGGTTAG
- the tadA gene encoding tRNA adenosine(34) deaminase TadA, producing MKHEDWMRLALDQAQKAYDCNEIPVGALVVVNQQILSVAFNEKEQKQDPTGHAEILAIRRAAEVMGHWRLTDATLYVTLEPCPMCAGAILQARIKHLIYGATDAKGGAVESVMNVLNRNCWNHKVEVTAGVLEEECSVLLKQYFREKRTKA from the coding sequence ATGAAACATGAAGATTGGATGAGACTTGCGCTTGACCAAGCCCAAAAGGCGTATGACTGCAATGAGATTCCGGTTGGTGCGCTCGTTGTCGTGAATCAGCAGATTCTCTCTGTCGCCTTCAATGAAAAAGAGCAGAAACAAGACCCGACCGGACATGCCGAAATCCTTGCCATCCGGCGAGCAGCTGAAGTGATGGGTCACTGGCGGCTGACGGATGCGACGTTGTATGTCACCTTGGAACCCTGCCCGATGTGTGCCGGCGCGATTCTTCAAGCTAGGATCAAACACCTGATCTACGGAGCGACGGATGCCAAAGGCGGCGCTGTTGAGTCCGTGATGAATGTACTGAACAGAAACTGCTGGAATCACAAAGTTGAAGTCACGGCAGGCGTCTTGGAAGAAGAATGCTCAGTACTGTTAAAACAATATTTTCGGGAAAAACGTACCAAAGCCTAA
- a CDS encoding site-specific integrase, producing the protein MELSTMLKMVGLTEDELIGGFITPKKGYYYTVLNRKDRNGKRKPLWTSTGLATTEENEAEAESKCLAARIQYSLDLKNGIADKDEKTVVQETPEENNNAQADSDENYSENPSFADLLNEWLAFRHPDNIVVGEDFNFDKTIKLNTWAGYAENVEHNLYPTFKAYGCTVREITPELLKGHYGYRLKHGKKKATVAKDYTIINQVLNYAVSKKMISVNPNSAITLHKIEKYNAATLNVDQMQYYLEFIVGDIIEIPILLGGFYGMRRSECAGTRESQFDFRYKFFRASHTVTKAVIDKKKIYIPSDKLKTDSSNRTYPLIPYVEERIKAKIAENKELRALCGSSYSKEWLGYLCVHPLGEIIDPDYITNRHRDLLRKAGLPHVRFHDLRHSCVGLMMANEVPMERIRDWVGHSDIRTTVNTYGHLEYQSKKKTAKIIQKSLPLKMAGAANL; encoded by the coding sequence ATGGAATTATCCACAATGCTGAAAATGGTCGGACTGACCGAGGATGAATTAATAGGAGGCTTCATTACACCTAAGAAAGGCTATTATTATACTGTTCTCAACCGAAAGGATCGGAACGGAAAACGCAAGCCCCTTTGGACATCAACCGGGCTTGCCACAACCGAGGAAAACGAAGCGGAAGCTGAAAGCAAATGCCTGGCGGCAAGAATCCAATATTCCCTTGACTTGAAAAACGGCATAGCTGATAAGGATGAAAAGACGGTTGTGCAGGAAACGCCCGAGGAAAACAACAATGCTCAGGCCGATTCTGATGAAAACTATTCTGAGAATCCCTCGTTTGCAGATTTACTAAATGAATGGCTTGCCTTTAGGCACCCAGATAATATTGTAGTCGGCGAAGATTTTAACTTTGACAAAACAATCAAGCTCAATACCTGGGCCGGATATGCAGAAAACGTCGAGCACAACTTATATCCGACCTTCAAGGCTTACGGCTGCACTGTCCGGGAGATTACTCCCGAGCTGCTTAAGGGACATTATGGTTACCGGCTGAAACATGGCAAGAAGAAGGCGACAGTTGCCAAGGATTACACTATTATCAACCAGGTATTGAATTATGCCGTCAGCAAAAAGATGATTAGTGTAAATCCAAACAGTGCCATCACCCTGCACAAAATCGAGAAATACAATGCCGCTACTCTCAATGTCGATCAGATGCAGTATTATCTTGAGTTTATCGTAGGGGATATTATTGAAATTCCTATATTGCTCGGCGGCTTCTATGGGATGCGGCGTAGTGAGTGTGCTGGCACCAGAGAAAGCCAGTTTGATTTCAGGTATAAATTCTTTAGGGCCAGCCACACCGTAACAAAAGCAGTAATCGACAAGAAAAAAATATATATCCCGTCCGACAAGCTCAAAACGGATTCAAGTAACCGTACTTATCCTTTAATTCCTTATGTCGAGGAAAGGATAAAAGCTAAGATAGCGGAAAATAAAGAACTGAGGGCGCTTTGCGGCAGTTCTTACAGCAAGGAATGGCTTGGTTATCTTTGCGTTCATCCTTTGGGGGAAATCATCGACCCAGACTATATAACCAACAGACACCGAGATTTACTCAGAAAGGCCGGATTGCCCCACGTCAGATTCCATGACCTTCGACATTCATGCGTTGGGTTGATGATGGCCAATGAAGTTCCTATGGAGCGTATCCGGGATTGGGTCGGCCACAGCGACATTCGGACAACAGTCAATACCTATGGCCATCTGGAATACCAATCAAAGAAAAAAACAGCAAAGATCATTCAAAAATCTTTACCGCTTAAAATGGCAGGAGCTGCTAATCTTTAA
- a CDS encoding helix-turn-helix domain-containing protein — protein MANEKLTQEKAYRIMLKGYPDVLDIKQMCKILGISLKTGYGLIQENKIECLKVGRAYKIPKPFLLSYLRIGPSRDSEEK, from the coding sequence ATGGCTAATGAAAAATTAACGCAAGAAAAAGCCTACCGAATCATGCTAAAAGGATACCCCGATGTGCTTGATATAAAGCAAATGTGTAAAATTCTTGGCATCAGCCTTAAAACGGGTTACGGTTTGATACAGGAAAATAAAATTGAATGCCTAAAGGTTGGGCGGGCCTATAAAATCCCCAAGCCTTTTTTGTTGAGTTATTTGAGAATAGGTCCAAGTAGAGACAGTGAAGAAAAGTGA
- a CDS encoding sigma-70 family RNA polymerase sigma factor, with protein MLLISLRLTIAIIIYFLFFQKNYLNPSGAVPRPLFWFLQKNQNGGLKMKRINLRDYYPFYQSDFFVEVADEIALSLKCFKLSENAYRLRTYRQKAYYSLDRGDGIEQEIVFISLSPQEIYERRVTNHELYTAINSLPEKQAKRVYAHFFLGISKTAIAKADGISESAVRESIERGLKNIEKFLKNFR; from the coding sequence ATGTTGCTTATCAGCTTAAGGCTTACAATCGCCATTATTATATATTTTCTTTTTTTTCAAAAAAATTATTTAAATCCCTCAGGTGCCGTTCCCCGCCCTCTGTTTTGGTTTTTACAAAAAAATCAAAACGGAGGTCTGAAGATGAAAAGGATTAATTTGCGAGATTATTACCCATTTTATCAATCTGACTTTTTTGTTGAAGTTGCGGATGAAATCGCTTTATCGCTGAAGTGCTTCAAGCTGAGCGAGAATGCTTACAGATTACGCACATACAGACAAAAAGCCTATTACTCTCTCGACCGTGGTGACGGTATTGAGCAGGAAATTGTTTTCATTTCCTTGTCTCCTCAAGAGATTTATGAGAGGAGAGTCACCAATCATGAGTTGTATACTGCCATCAACAGTTTGCCGGAAAAACAGGCAAAACGTGTTTATGCCCATTTCTTTTTGGGGATAAGCAAAACCGCCATTGCTAAAGCAGATGGCATTAGTGAAAGCGCAGTTAGGGAATCCATCGAACGTGGATTAAAAAATATCGAAAAGTTTTTAAAAAATTTCCGGTAA
- a CDS encoding cation:proton antiporter — MVCFVGIPLAKWIFARYSGKVSEPEIKFFLLILLFLGFLAEYSGSEAVLPAYIIGLAMAGFFLQYKETLHKMRAIAFVAFTPFYFIKAGSLVSVKALAATLFLIVILLLVKVGAKFIGVLPATRFFKYKRRDGIYTTLLMSTGLTFGTILALYGLTNKYISNSQYSVNVTVVILSAVIPTLIAQKFFFPKNVLRERVLQGESNDGNKKINIIDICSKLIIIKYIKGICQ; from the coding sequence GTGGTGTGTTTTGTAGGAATCCCCCTGGCAAAATGGATCTTTGCAAGATACAGCGGGAAAGTCAGTGAGCCGGAAATTAAATTTTTTCTGCTGATTCTTCTGTTTTTGGGATTTCTCGCGGAATATTCCGGCAGCGAGGCGGTACTCCCGGCTTATATTATTGGTTTAGCTATGGCAGGATTTTTTCTGCAATATAAAGAAACGCTCCATAAAATGCGGGCTATTGCTTTTGTAGCCTTTACACCGTTCTATTTTATAAAAGCAGGTTCCCTTGTTTCCGTTAAAGCACTTGCGGCAACGTTGTTCCTAATCGTAATTCTATTGCTGGTTAAAGTTGGAGCAAAATTTATCGGAGTGCTTCCAGCTACCAGGTTCTTTAAATACAAAAGAAGGGACGGTATCTATACCACCCTTCTTATGAGCACCGGACTGACATTTGGAACAATTTTGGCTTTATACGGACTGACAAATAAATATATCAGCAACTCTCAATACAGCGTGAATGTAACCGTAGTTATTTTAAGCGCCGTTATTCCGACTTTGATAGCCCAGAAATTCTTTTTCCCTAAAAATGTTTTACGAGAACGAGTTTTACAAGGAGAATCTAACGATGGAAATAAAAAAATAAACATTATTGACATATGTTCGAAATTGATTATAATCAAATACATAAAGGGCATATGTCAATAA
- a CDS encoding DUF134 domain-containing protein, whose product MPRPRKWRKVCCLPESSLFGPLNAAIDQENLVLMLVDEYETIRLIDLQGFTQEECAEQMHIARTTVQRIYNDARKKMAESLVNGKVLRIEGGDYELCKGLEKTCRCGGCYRHRCRTEFSGPDEKGN is encoded by the coding sequence ATGCCAAGACCAAGAAAATGGAGAAAAGTATGCTGCCTGCCGGAAAGCAGCCTTTTCGGTCCGCTTAATGCAGCTATTGATCAGGAGAATTTGGTCTTAATGCTGGTTGATGAGTATGAAACCATACGGCTCATCGACTTGCAGGGTTTTACGCAGGAAGAGTGCGCGGAACAAATGCATATTGCCCGTACGACTGTTCAGCGCATCTATAATGATGCACGAAAAAAGATGGCGGAATCTCTGGTAAACGGGAAAGTCTTGCGTATAGAAGGCGGAGATTACGAGCTCTGCAAAGGTTTGGAGAAAACCTGCCGCTGCGGGGGATGTTACAGGCACCGCTGCCGCACAGAATTTTCTGGACCTGACGAAAAAGGAAACTAG
- a CDS encoding NifB/NifX family molybdenum-iron cluster-binding protein — MKIAIPVDDNSMDTSVCISFGRAPYFLLYDTETEENNFLNNSAAASQGGAGIKAAQNIVDSGAEAIITPRCGENAAEVLKVAEIALYKNTNNSIRDNIEALKEGKLNLLDDIHPGFHQHGGS, encoded by the coding sequence ATGAAGATAGCGATACCGGTAGACGATAATTCAATGGATACCAGCGTTTGTATTTCTTTTGGACGGGCTCCTTACTTTCTTCTTTACGATACCGAAACAGAAGAAAACAATTTTCTGAATAACAGCGCCGCTGCCAGCCAAGGCGGAGCAGGAATCAAAGCCGCGCAAAATATTGTTGACAGCGGAGCAGAGGCAATCATTACACCGCGTTGCGGTGAGAATGCCGCAGAAGTGCTCAAAGTAGCGGAAATTGCACTTTATAAAAATACCAATAATTCTATCCGGGATAATATTGAAGCCTTGAAGGAAGGAAAATTAAATTTACTGGACGATATTCACCCCGGTTTTCATCAACATGGAGGGAGCTAA
- a CDS encoding 4Fe-4S dicluster domain-containing protein has product MKIAVLSGKGGTGKTLVSVNLAAVSPESVYIDCDVEEPNGYLFFKPQDIKNKRVTVKLPQADSKLCNGCRTCVNFCKFNALAYIKNNLIVFNEICHSCGGCLLFCPQKAISEKDREIGMIQRGISGNVRVVTGMLNIGEASGVPVIEKLLQDSRKENKDVFIDCPPGSACMVMESIKDADYCILVAEPTIFGVHNLEMVYELVNLFQKPFGVVLNKCLEGENPAEDYCLQNEIKILNKIPFDLELGTMNSNGQIAVRKHPKYRDLFQNLLQAVRKEARHETASDS; this is encoded by the coding sequence ATGAAAATTGCTGTCTTAAGCGGCAAAGGAGGCACGGGTAAAACCCTAGTAAGCGTCAACCTGGCGGCAGTGTCACCAGAATCCGTATATATCGACTGTGATGTGGAAGAGCCGAACGGATATCTGTTCTTTAAACCGCAGGACATAAAAAATAAACGGGTAACGGTTAAACTTCCCCAGGCTGACTCAAAGCTGTGCAACGGCTGCCGCACCTGTGTCAATTTCTGCAAATTCAACGCTCTGGCCTATATTAAGAATAACCTGATTGTCTTTAACGAGATCTGTCATTCCTGCGGGGGGTGTCTGCTTTTCTGTCCGCAAAAAGCAATTTCGGAAAAAGATAGGGAAATAGGCATGATCCAAAGGGGTATATCCGGTAATGTCCGGGTCGTGACCGGAATGCTGAATATAGGCGAAGCATCAGGGGTGCCGGTTATTGAAAAGCTTTTGCAGGATAGCCGTAAGGAGAACAAAGATGTTTTTATCGACTGTCCGCCCGGGAGCGCCTGTATGGTCATGGAGAGCATCAAAGATGCCGATTACTGTATTTTGGTAGCTGAGCCGACCATCTTTGGCGTCCACAACTTAGAAATGGTTTATGAACTTGTAAATCTTTTTCAAAAACCATTCGGCGTTGTCCTTAACAAATGCCTGGAGGGTGAAAACCCCGCCGAAGATTATTGCCTGCAAAACGAGATCAAAATTCTCAATAAAATTCCGTTTGACCTGGAATTGGGAACAATGAATTCCAATGGGCAGATAGCGGTAAGAAAACATCCGAAATACAGAGACCTATTCCAAAACCTGTTGCAGGCGGTAAGGAAGGAGGCAAGGCATGAAACAGCTTCTGATTCTTAG
- a CDS encoding ATP-binding protein, with amino-acid sequence MKQLLILSGKGGTGKTTVAGAFIKLADARAYADCDVDAPNLHLIRAHSLPAKRSDYYGMRKAIIDAESCRSCGLCRQNCRFEAINKSNGQYEVDAYACEGCGVCEAVCPMGAVSLQPAVAGELMLYKDDMVFSTARLKMGSGTSGKLVTEVKKQLRQEAMDADLAVIDGSPGIGCPVIASLNGADMVLIVAEPSLSGISDMERIITMAEKFKMKTGVCVNKYDTNEELALKIEAFCRERALPFLGKIPFDTAAIKAVNKGQSIIDVDCPSGRAATKVFYKTLLIMNS; translated from the coding sequence ATGAAACAGCTTCTGATTCTTAGCGGGAAAGGCGGTACAGGAAAGACAACCGTTGCGGGCGCTTTTATCAAGCTTGCCGATGCCAGAGCTTATGCCGATTGCGATGTGGACGCCCCTAATCTTCACCTGATCAGAGCTCATAGTTTACCGGCTAAGCGATCGGATTATTACGGTATGAGAAAAGCGATTATTGATGCAGAATCCTGCCGGAGCTGCGGTCTTTGCAGGCAAAACTGCCGCTTTGAGGCTATTAATAAAAGCAACGGCCAATATGAAGTTGATGCCTATGCTTGCGAAGGCTGCGGCGTCTGCGAAGCAGTTTGCCCGATGGGGGCAGTTTCACTCCAACCTGCCGTAGCCGGAGAGCTGATGCTTTATAAAGATGATATGGTCTTCTCTACCGCCAGGCTTAAAATGGGTAGCGGTACTTCCGGTAAGCTGGTAACCGAGGTGAAAAAGCAGCTGAGGCAGGAAGCAATGGACGCTGATCTGGCCGTTATAGACGGTTCGCCGGGAATAGGCTGTCCGGTAATCGCTTCCCTTAACGGGGCGGACATGGTCCTGATCGTTGCTGAGCCGTCTCTGTCAGGAATCAGCGATATGGAGAGAATCATTACAATGGCTGAGAAGTTTAAAATGAAAACCGGAGTCTGTGTTAACAAGTATGATACCAACGAAGAGCTTGCCCTGAAAATTGAAGCATTTTGCAGGGAGCGGGCTCTGCCTTTCTTGGGCAAAATTCCGTTTGACACCGCAGCCATAAAAGCCGTAAACAAAGGGCAAAGTATTATCGACGTCGACTGTCCGTCAGGACGGGCCGCAACCAAAGTTTTTTATAAAACCTTACTGATAATGAACAGTTGA
- a CDS encoding iron-sulfur cluster carrier protein MrpORP produces the protein MSENCNQNCNTCSDECADRKEQADFSAKPHELSNIKKVIGIVSGKGGVGKSLVTSMMAVTMARRGYKAAILDADITGPSIPKAFGISQKPDASELGLFPAKSKTGIQLMSINLLLENETDPVIWRGPILSGVIKQFWSEVIWGDVDFMFIDMPPGTGDVPLTVFQSIKLDGVIIVASPQELVSMIVSKAVKMAKSMNIPILGLVENMSYFKCPDCGKEYKIFGESSIEKIAEQHQLKVLATLPIDPKIAVACDKGMIELYNGNWFDDAADILEGSGEKIADTKKLQNQKRRNDKMKIAVASEGKMVTEHFGHCEGFIIYEAENGQIAKSETIANPGHKPGFLPNFLNDRGVKVIISGGMGGGAIDIFNEKGIEVITGASGEAKTVVEQYLQGNLKSTGSVCHEHQHHDECGRH, from the coding sequence ATGAGCGAAAATTGTAATCAGAATTGCAATACCTGCAGCGACGAATGCGCCGACAGAAAAGAACAGGCGGATTTCTCCGCCAAACCGCATGAACTGAGCAATATCAAGAAAGTGATTGGCATTGTCAGCGGCAAAGGAGGCGTGGGAAAATCACTCGTTACTTCCATGATGGCCGTAACTATGGCCAGGAGGGGTTATAAGGCCGCCATACTCGATGCGGACATCACAGGCCCGTCCATTCCGAAAGCTTTTGGCATTAGTCAGAAACCCGATGCCAGCGAGCTTGGTCTTTTTCCCGCCAAGAGCAAAACAGGCATCCAGCTCATGTCGATCAACTTGTTGCTGGAAAATGAAACCGATCCTGTTATTTGGCGGGGACCGATTCTTTCCGGCGTAATTAAACAGTTCTGGTCCGAAGTTATATGGGGCGACGTTGACTTCATGTTTATCGATATGCCGCCCGGCACGGGCGATGTACCGCTGACGGTATTCCAATCCATTAAGCTGGACGGCGTTATTATCGTGGCTTCACCTCAGGAACTGGTTTCCATGATTGTTTCCAAAGCAGTGAAAATGGCCAAATCAATGAATATACCTATCTTAGGATTAGTAGAAAACATGTCCTATTTTAAGTGCCCGGATTGTGGCAAGGAATACAAAATATTCGGGGAAAGCTCTATCGAAAAGATAGCTGAACAGCATCAACTAAAAGTTCTAGCCACATTGCCGATCGATCCGAAAATAGCTGTAGCCTGTGATAAAGGGATGATTGAACTTTATAACGGTAATTGGTTTGACGACGCAGCGGATATTCTGGAAGGCTCAGGAGAAAAAATTGCTGATACAAAAAAATTACAAAATCAAAAAAGGAGGAACGACAAAATGAAAATTGCTGTAGCGAGTGAAGGGAAAATGGTTACCGAACACTTTGGACACTGTGAAGGTTTCATCATCTATGAGGCGGAAAACGGGCAAATTGCCAAGAGCGAGACCATAGCAAACCCCGGACATAAACCCGGATTTTTACCGAACTTTTTAAACGATAGGGGAGTCAAGGTCATCATTTCCGGCGGCATGGGCGGCGGAGCAATTGACATCTTCAATGAAAAAGGCATTGAGGTAATTACTGGCGCTTCGGGCGAAGCCAAAACTGTCGTAGAGCAATACCTTCAGGGCAACCTTAAATCCACAGGATCTGTCTGTCATGAGCATCAGCATCATGATGAATGCGGGAGACACTAA
- a CDS encoding pyridoxamine 5'-phosphate oxidase family protein encodes MTFVKVLDENNLLLVDNFMNKTKKNLEVNPIMAVSIWDLSTCKSYQIKGSTTVVDSGSVFEDARAWVKEKMPVLQPKGAVILKVEKIFDCSPGPTLGQEL; translated from the coding sequence ATGACTTTTGTAAAAGTTCTTGATGAAAATAATCTTTTACTCGTTGACAATTTTATGAATAAAACTAAGAAGAATCTTGAAGTCAACCCGATCATGGCAGTTTCCATTTGGGATTTGTCAACCTGTAAATCCTATCAGATTAAAGGGAGCACAACGGTTGTGGATTCGGGCAGCGTATTTGAGGATGCCAGGGCTTGGGTCAAAGAGAAAATGCCGGTTCTGCAACCTAAGGGCGCAGTAATCTTAAAGGTCGAAAAAATATTTGATTGTTCTCCCGGCCCTACTTTAGGGCAAGAGCTCTAA
- a CDS encoding 4Fe-4S binding protein, translating into MAIVIDKNRCPENHPCPSVRVCPVNALIQQGYKAPKVDAESCIECNKCVNYCPMGAIKNLAKVF; encoded by the coding sequence ATGGCAATTGTAATTGATAAAAATCGTTGTCCGGAAAACCATCCCTGTCCGTCCGTGAGGGTATGTCCTGTAAATGCTTTGATTCAACAAGGATATAAAGCTCCGAAGGTAGACGCTGAGAGTTGTATTGAGTGTAATAAGTGCGTAAATTATTGTCCGATGGGAGCCATAAAAAATTTAGCAAAAGTTTTCTAG